One part of the Treponema sp. OMZ 787 genome encodes these proteins:
- a CDS encoding peptide ABC transporter substrate-binding protein: MLHPHTAFDASEAQILTALYEGLFVYDPYTLQPVPGLAETYSVSGGRTWRFTIRKEAKFENGKPITAQTFADSWLNLLNPAGNHPYASLLDCIDGASDYRNGKLKNKNQVGIKAESEQVLLVYTNTEIEHLPNILCHHAFSAVEHSQLADALKFSNIEKIEKIKDSFKPTASGAYKIKKFSEKELILVKNENYWDKEKVEIPQINIFLDLSKEAAIEKFNKGEMDWLSRSDVISKIGDQRSVNIDPLFSTKYFFFKASSTNVKNSELRKALLLAIPYEELRKGYPIKAETLIFPLAGYPKIKGVSEYNLQKAQEIINKLNLKEEQKKLVIKIPEDTYYQELAEILSSAWSKIGIKTEVKSLPFTSYYGSLKLNDYDLGTITWIGDFADPTAFLEMFRPASNLNDSGWKNAEFERIILKSHSEKDFKKRYEMLSKAEELLLGESIVLPISYGLSVNIIDTYSVGGWYSNAIDIHPFKFIKFIKPQPVPGLVKLNK, translated from the coding sequence ATACTGCATCCGCATACAGCCTTTGATGCAAGTGAAGCCCAGATTTTGACAGCCCTTTATGAGGGACTTTTTGTATACGATCCTTACACATTACAGCCTGTGCCCGGCCTGGCCGAAACATATTCCGTTTCCGGAGGAAGAACATGGCGTTTTACTATTAGAAAAGAAGCCAAATTCGAAAACGGCAAGCCCATAACGGCCCAAACCTTTGCCGACTCATGGCTGAATCTTTTAAACCCGGCCGGGAATCACCCTTATGCTTCTCTTTTAGACTGCATAGACGGAGCATCCGATTATCGTAACGGAAAATTAAAGAATAAAAATCAAGTCGGAATAAAAGCCGAAAGCGAGCAAGTTCTTTTGGTTTACACAAATACCGAAATTGAGCACCTCCCCAATATTTTATGTCATCACGCCTTTTCGGCCGTTGAGCACTCCCAGCTTGCAGACGCATTAAAATTTTCTAACATAGAAAAAATAGAAAAAATCAAAGACAGCTTTAAGCCTACAGCAAGCGGAGCCTATAAAATAAAGAAATTTTCCGAAAAAGAGCTGATTTTGGTAAAAAACGAAAACTATTGGGATAAAGAAAAGGTCGAAATTCCTCAAATAAATATCTTCCTTGACTTAAGTAAAGAGGCTGCTATCGAAAAATTTAATAAGGGAGAAATGGACTGGCTTTCGAGAAGCGATGTGATTTCAAAAATAGGAGATCAACGCAGTGTCAACATAGATCCTCTTTTTTCTACGAAGTATTTTTTCTTTAAGGCATCATCCACAAATGTGAAAAATTCCGAATTACGAAAGGCCCTTCTTTTAGCTATTCCATATGAGGAATTACGCAAGGGCTATCCGATAAAAGCTGAAACCCTTATTTTTCCCCTTGCAGGCTATCCCAAAATCAAGGGTGTGAGCGAGTACAATCTTCAAAAAGCCCAAGAAATTATAAATAAGCTTAACTTAAAAGAAGAACAAAAAAAACTCGTTATAAAAATCCCTGAAGACACCTACTATCAAGAGCTTGCCGAAATTTTATCGTCTGCATGGTCAAAAATCGGCATAAAGACCGAGGTTAAAAGCCTACCTTTCACCAGCTATTACGGCAGTTTGAAATTAAACGATTACGATTTGGGAACAATCACATGGATAGGAGACTTTGCTGATCCTACAGCCTTTTTGGAGATGTTCCGCCCGGCTTCAAACCTAAATGATTCCGGCTGGAAAAATGCGGAATTTGAAAGAATAATCCTAAAATCCCATTCAGAAAAAGACTTTAAAAAAAGGTATGAAATGTTAAGCAAGGCAGAGGAGCTTTTATTGGGAGAGAGTATCGTTCTTCCCATATCCTATGGATTAAGCGTAAATATTATAGACACTTACTCCGTAGGCGGCTGGTATTCAAACGCAATAGATATTCATCCCTTTAAGTTCATAAAATTTATCAAGCCCCAGCCGGTCCCCGGTCTTGTAAAATTAAATAAATAG
- a CDS encoding ISAs1 family transposase, with the protein MKTLKEYFNELNDNRQSGKVKHLISEILVIALCAVCSGVQTVFEIGEFAEVKKDWLKNEVGLLLENGVPSHDTIGRVLAMINPKQFQSLFISWIEQSLNIPAGSYIHIDGKTLRGSASEQSRGIHLVSAFAHEAGVVLGQIKCAEKSNEITAIPELLNLLKLKSSIITIDAMGCQKEIAKEITKKKCDYVLALKENQPAAYNDVKDYFSIEDKDFQNTLLRFETLDIGHGREEKREYFLSTNINWFADKNKWANLKSFGMVKSTVRCKGKQYSEKRYFISSIEDINEFVTAVRTHWTIENTLHWSLDVIFRDDECQIREKNTAENIAILRRICFNRMKMYQNGKTLKRKKMLCTFDDSFRFNVLFS; encoded by the coding sequence ATGAAAACATTAAAAGAATATTTTAACGAACTTAATGATAATCGTCAGTCTGGCAAAGTAAAACATCTAATCAGCGAAATATTGGTAATAGCACTGTGTGCTGTTTGTAGCGGAGTTCAAACTGTATTTGAAATAGGGGAATTTGCCGAAGTAAAAAAGGATTGGCTAAAAAATGAGGTAGGACTCTTGTTAGAAAATGGAGTTCCTTCGCACGACACCATAGGAAGAGTCCTTGCGATGATTAATCCCAAACAATTTCAAAGCCTTTTTATCTCGTGGATTGAACAATCCCTTAATATTCCAGCAGGTTCATACATTCACATTGATGGAAAAACATTACGTGGAAGTGCAAGTGAACAAAGTAGAGGTATTCATTTGGTAAGTGCATTTGCTCACGAAGCGGGAGTTGTACTAGGACAAATAAAATGTGCTGAAAAATCGAATGAAATCACAGCAATTCCTGAACTCCTTAACCTTTTAAAACTAAAAAGCTCGATAATTACTATAGATGCCATGGGTTGTCAAAAAGAAATAGCAAAAGAAATCACAAAGAAAAAATGTGATTATGTATTGGCTCTAAAAGAAAATCAGCCGGCAGCGTATAATGATGTAAAAGATTATTTTTCTATAGAAGATAAAGACTTTCAAAACACACTTTTAAGATTTGAAACCTTGGATATAGGGCATGGCAGAGAAGAAAAAAGAGAATACTTTCTTTCAACTAATATAAACTGGTTTGCAGATAAGAATAAATGGGCAAATTTAAAGAGTTTTGGAATGGTCAAAAGCACTGTAAGGTGCAAAGGCAAACAATACAGTGAAAAGCGTTACTTTATTAGCAGTATAGAGGATATAAATGAGTTTGTAACAGCTGTAAGAACACATTGGACAATAGAAAACACCTTACACTGGTCGCTGGATGTAATATTTAGAGACGATGAATGTCAAATTCGAGAAAAAAATACTGCTGAAAACATAGCAATTTTAAGGAGGATTTGCTTTAATCGAATGAAAATGTATCAAAACGGTAAAACTCTGAAAAGGAAGAAAATGCTTTGTACATTTGATGATTCATTTAGGTTTAATGTTTTATTTAGCTAA
- a CDS encoding helix-turn-helix domain-containing protein, protein MTTLTNIQFIKNQAGVPEYAIVPFKVFQTLINGNTKELTEEKTIPHEIIKNIAHQGISPVQAWREYLGLTQAQVAEKIGISQAAYCQMEKAKRIRKTTKLKIASAFDIDYSQINIF, encoded by the coding sequence ATGACAACACTTACTAACATTCAATTTATTAAAAATCAGGCAGGAGTACCGGAATATGCAATCGTCCCCTTTAAGGTTTTTCAAACCTTAATCAACGGCAACACAAAGGAACTGACCGAGGAAAAAACAATACCTCACGAAATAATAAAAAACATTGCTCACCAAGGTATAAGTCCCGTTCAAGCATGGCGGGAATACCTCGGTCTTACGCAGGCACAAGTAGCTGAAAAAATCGGTATAAGCCAGGCAGCCTATTGCCAAATGGAAAAAGCAAAAAGAATCCGCAAAACGACCAAGCTAAAAATTGCTTCAGCTTTTGATATTGACTACAGCCAAATAAATATTTTTTAA
- a CDS encoding type II toxin-antitoxin system RelE/ParE family toxin produces the protein MIKIEWKNKATKQFLKLPQEQQIQIADGVDVLYNFPNVQNVKTLKNHKYQYRLRIGRFRILFNFHKVIEIISIEEVKKRDDNTY, from the coding sequence ATGATAAAAATTGAATGGAAAAACAAGGCAACAAAACAATTCTTAAAGCTCCCGCAGGAGCAGCAAATTCAAATAGCCGATGGCGTTGATGTCTTGTATAATTTTCCTAATGTTCAAAATGTAAAAACTTTGAAAAATCATAAATACCAATACCGTCTTAGAATTGGACGCTTTAGGATATTATTTAATTTTCACAAAGTGATCGAAATAATTTCAATTGAGGAGGTTAAAAAAAGAGATGACAACACTTACTAA